One window of Diabrotica undecimpunctata isolate CICGRU chromosome 8, icDiaUnde3, whole genome shotgun sequence genomic DNA carries:
- the LOC140448822 gene encoding uncharacterized protein — translation MSSQTEQTKLSDEKRFEIIFHHKNDKSSREIASAVNCNQSTVIRVIKKYAEQGKIDDRPRSGRPKKTSVQDDPALRRTILADRSLNSTLFTKLWSESTDVSVCTSTVRKRLLSFGLTGCKARKKPLLSEKQILHCLKSAKEHRVWTAEQWQGKQSCWKCLRQKISW, via the coding sequence ATGTCATCCCAGACCGAACAAACTAAATTATCGGACGAAAagcgttttgaaattatttttcatcATAAAAACGACAAATCTAGTCGCGAAATAGCATCCGCAGTAAACTGTAATCAATCTACAGTAATTAGAGTCATCAAAAAGTATGCTGAACAAGGAAAAATCGACGACAGACCGCGTAGTGGCCGACCAAAGAAAACTTCTGTTCAGGATGATCCTGCGTTAAGAAGAACAATTCTGGCAGACCGAAGCCTTAATTCCACCCTATTTACGAAGCTGTGGTCTGAATCTACAGATGTAAGCGTGTGCACTTCCACTGTGAGAAAAAGACTGCTTAGTTTTGGACTTACAGGATGTAAGGCACGGAAGAAACCACTGCTTTCAGAAAAGCAAATATTGCACTGTTTGAAATCGGCCAAGGAACATCGAGTTTGGACAGCAGAGCAATGGCAGGGTAAACAATCATGCTGGAAATGCCTACGTCAGAAGATTTCGTGGTGA